The genomic interval GCGGTAAACAGCAGGTCCAGCCCGTTGGCGAGCCCGACCAGCCGCGGCAACATCCACGCCATTCCATATTCTGCAATCAACCCGCGCCGCGCAAAAGTCGTGCTGAAGCGGGCCGCGTCGGACGCGAAACGCAAGTCGCAATACAGCGGAATCACCAAGCCCAGCCCCACCGCCGGCCCATTAATCGCCGCGATCACCGGCTTCGTCAGCGCCGGAAAATAAGAATATTGTTTCTGGAAATCCGCTCGTGCATCTCCGCCAATGCTGCTCGCGGTTTGCGTCGCCTGTGCGTGCCGCACTTCGTCGAGCCCCTTTTTCGCGACCGCGCTCAAGAGCGACATGTCGGCGCCCGCGCAGAATCCTCGCCCAGCACCGGTCAAAACGATGACACGCACGTTATCGTCCTGCTCCGCTTCCACCATCGCGGCGCGCACCTCGCGCTCCATCACGGCGGTCCAGGCGTTCAGCTTGTCGGGCCGATTGAGGGTAATGGTGGCGACCCGATCGGCCACCTGGTACAGCGTTTCTAGATTTGGCATGGTGAGGCGGATTATATAAGTTCTTCTTGAGAGTTGCTCTTCTCCCAGAGTTATGAAACCGAGCGGCCAATAGCACGGGAGATCCTCTCTCAGGCTCTATACTTGCGCAAGCATGACCAGCCTGCCAGCCATCAGGCCGATGACCCTCACGCGATTCCGCGAGCCCTTCTCAGATCCAGGCTGGATCTTCGAAGTCCCCGTCGCGTCAGGAGTGTGATGTTGCGATCCCCATGTTACCTGTGATTCTCGCTGTAATCCCGCTGGTCGTTGTCTCAAAGAGTCTACTTGAGGCCTTGCGCTGAGACCCATGATCGATCAGCGAGATGGTTAAAAAGGCAATGAAACCGTCGGCGAGTCCATTTTGGCGGCCGCATATCTGGACACCAAAACCGGTTTTGGTCGTGGAGCCATCCGCGGTACAGTAGGTCCCGTATCAGGCGGCGGTGTGATTTGTGCGCACCACGTGTACGAGCGGGTCGGCACGTTTAAGCCGCAGGGCAGGCACTACTTTCAAGACCGTTCATTGTGGTTCGATGGGTAACCCCAACGACGGAAAAACTCCGCCTGCTTCTTCTGGCTCGCCATCCGATGTAGCATTGTGCGGCGCCGCTTCGGAGATAGCGGATCATCATAAAGCGACGACCGCGCCTCTCCGAGCCAACGCAGCCAGCTCTCCCACTCGGGACCGAACTGAGATTCCAACTGTTTGCGTAATCGCTGCGCCAGCGCCCCACTGTGGCCCGCGGTTGAGATCGCGATTTGCAGCGGACCGCGGCGCACCACTGCCGGGTAGTAGAAGCCACAAAGCGAGCGGTCGCGGACGACATTACAAAGGATCTGGCGCTGCTGTGCCTGTTCAAACACCGATCGGTTGAGCGTCTTGACGGGTGTCGCGACCACCGTAAGAAACACGCCATCCAAGTCACCCACCTCGAAACACCGCTGTTCCCAAACGATTTTGTTTTCCGCTGCCCAAGCTTGAATCGTCCGAGTCGCGGCCGGGGCGACCACAACGACGTGCGCTCCACATCGCAGCAGCGTCGGTATCTTCCCTTCTGCTGTCTTTCCCGCGCCGACGACAAGGCATCGACGCTTGGCAAGCTTAACGAACATCGGGAAAAGCGGGATCTTCTCTCCCGACAGTCGCGACGGTTGTGTGCTCACATCCCTCCCTACAGCTGATACGGTTGTTCTAGATTGCCGAGAATAGGGGTTGGGGGCCAATGCAAAGAAGTGATGGCTGGCATAAGAGAATCCGCATACCGATCGCGCGGCATGGGGCCGCAGATTGAAAAGTCGGGGGATTATGCGATCAAGTCTGGATAATGGCGGCCATAGGTTTTATTGATTTGCAGTCAAATTCCTTTCTGGTTAGATTGCCCAAAAATCGGAGCGCGGTTTGCTCTTCAGGATTGGACTTTGAGGCTCTCCTCTAGGTTGAGGCTGGCTGCGATTCCCGATCGTAGGAAATCCCCCGGATACCAGGTCGTATCCCAGAACCCTCAAT from Terriglobales bacterium carries:
- a CDS encoding enoyl-CoA hydratase — its product is MPNLETLYQVADRVATITLNRPDKLNAWTAVMEREVRAAMVEAEQDDNVRVIVLTGAGRGFCAGADMSLLSAVAKKGLDEVRHAQATQTASSIGGDARADFQKQYSYFPALTKPVIAAINGPAVGLGLVIPLYCDLRFASDAARFSTTFARRGLIAEYGMAWMLPRLVGLANGLDLLFTARMIDAAEAFRMGLVNQVFPQETFAGRVQEFAADLAANSSPRSLRVIKRQVYEAMFQTLAESFETSERELVASLACQDFKEGVAHFLEKRAPAFTGR
- a CDS encoding bifunctional precorrin-2 dehydrogenase/sirohydrochlorin ferrochelatase → MSTQPSRLSGEKIPLFPMFVKLAKRRCLVVGAGKTAEGKIPTLLRCGAHVVVVAPAATRTIQAWAAENKIVWEQRCFEVGDLDGVFLTVVATPVKTLNRSVFEQAQQRQILCNVVRDRSLCGFYYPAVVRRGPLQIAISTAGHSGALAQRLRKQLESQFGPEWESWLRWLGEARSSLYDDPLSPKRRRTMLHRMASQKKQAEFFRRWGYPSNHNERS